The following nucleotide sequence is from Paenibacillus andongensis.
CCGTGGTCGAGATGGGGATGAGTGGACGTGGCGAGATTGAGCTGCTATCCAATCTGGCCGAGCCGGAAGCGTCGATCATTACGATGATCGGCGAATCGCACATGCTCCAGCTGGGCTCGCGGGAAGAAATCGCTCGGGCCAAGGCCGAGATCGTTAGCGGAATGCCCAGCGATGGGCTGTTCGTCTATAACGGCGACGAACCATTGATTGAACAGGCTCTCGCAGAGCGTGGCCTGCCAGATGGACTGCGCCGCATCCGCTTTGGCAGCGGCGCGGGCAATGATCTGTTCCCGACCGACATCCGAATGGATGCGGACGGGGCGTACTTCCAGATCAATTCACCGGGTTACCCGGAATTGTTCATTCCCTTGCTCGGCACGCATAATGTGATCAATGCGTTAGCAGCCATTGCCATCGGCGAAGCCTTCGGCGTCTCGCCTGAGGGAATTGCAGCGGGGCTTCGCTCGCTGCAGATGACAAGCATGCGCATCGAGAAGCTGACAGCAGCCTCAGGGCTGACTGTGCTTAACGATGCGTATAACGCCAGCCCGGCATCCATGCGGGCTGCGATCGATTTGACCGAGCAGCTGCGCGGCTTCGGTCGCAAGTTCCTCGTGCTCGGCGACATGCTGGAGCTTGGCGAGCACGAAGAGCAATTCCATCGCAGCATTGGTGCGATGCTGTCTCCGGAACGTGTAGACTACGTCTTCACGTTCGGCCGTCTCGGCCGCTGCATCGCGGATGAAGCGGCTCAGCGGTTTCCGAAGGCGTGCGTGCGCGCCTTCGATGACAAAGAGCAGCTCGCGGGAGAGCTTGCCGCGGAGGTTCGAGCCGACGACCTAGTGCTCGTAAAAGGCTCGCGAGGCATGCGCCTCGAACATGTTGTTAATGCCTTACTCGCCTAGACGGCGTTTGTAAATGAATGATAGGATGAAACAGTAGATCGTTTTCGAAAGACGAAAACGAGCAGGGGGAACCAACGTGGAAAACGCAATTTTATTAACGATGGGCGTAGCTTTCGTACTTGCGCTTATTATGGGACCGCTTTTTATACCTATTTTACGGCGTATGAAATTCGGACAACAAATTCGTGAGGATGGCCCGCAAGGACATCTGAAAAAACAAGGGACACCGACCATGGGCGGAGTTATTATTTTACTCGCACTGGCCCTTGCTACGCTTCGTTTTGCCGATAAAAATACGGATCTTCTAATCCTGTTAATAGCTTCTTTAGGCTATGGATTAGTTGGCTTTCTAGACGATTACATCAAAATTATTTTCAAGCGCTCACTCGGACTTACAGCGAAGCAAAAGCTGTTCGGTCAGCTCTTGATCTCCGCCATTGTCTGTTACCTGCTTGTCATGCAAGGACACAGCACGGACTTATATATTCCATTTGTGGCATTCCACTTCAATCCAGGCTGGTTGTACTTCCCGTTAATGGCTATTCTGATGTTGGGCGCATCGAATGCGGTGAATTTTACCGATGGTCTCGACGGACTGCTTGCAGGGACAAGTGCCATTGCATTTGGTGCTTACACGGTTATTGCGATGAATAATACACAGCCGGAAGCGGCTATTTTCTCGGCAGCCATGGTGGGGGCCGTACTCGGTTTTCTCGTTTTTAATGCGCATCCAGC
It contains:
- the mraY gene encoding phospho-N-acetylmuramoyl-pentapeptide-transferase → MGVAFVLALIMGPLFIPILRRMKFGQQIREDGPQGHLKKQGTPTMGGVIILLALALATLRFADKNTDLLILLIASLGYGLVGFLDDYIKIIFKRSLGLTAKQKLFGQLLISAIVCYLLVMQGHSTDLYIPFVAFHFNPGWLYFPLMAILMLGASNAVNFTDGLDGLLAGTSAIAFGAYTVIAMNNTQPEAAIFSAAMVGAVLGFLVFNAHPAKVFMGDTGSLGIGGGLVAVAILTKAELLLAIVGGVFLVEILSVVIQVVSFKTRGKRVFKMSPIHHHFELVGWSEWRVVITFWVVGLVLAVLGLYMNEVL
- a CDS encoding UDP-N-acetylmuramoyl-tripeptide--D-alanyl-D-alanine ligase — its product is MIERTLKQMTDMLGDESVKVSSKSAARDISIKGISTDTRTIRPGSLFVPLIGDHFDGHAYASEAYSKGAAAALWQDDHPHPPEGMPIIRVKDTLTALQQLAKSYRKQLPVRIIGITGSNGKTTTKDLVAAVLGSTFQVHKTKGNLNNHIGLPLTLLELEETTQFAVVEMGMSGRGEIELLSNLAEPEASIITMIGESHMLQLGSREEIARAKAEIVSGMPSDGLFVYNGDEPLIEQALAERGLPDGLRRIRFGSGAGNDLFPTDIRMDADGAYFQINSPGYPELFIPLLGTHNVINALAAIAIGEAFGVSPEGIAAGLRSLQMTSMRIEKLTAASGLTVLNDAYNASPASMRAAIDLTEQLRGFGRKFLVLGDMLELGEHEEQFHRSIGAMLSPERVDYVFTFGRLGRCIADEAAQRFPKACVRAFDDKEQLAGELAAEVRADDLVLVKGSRGMRLEHVVNALLA